In Monodelphis domestica isolate mMonDom1 chromosome 4, mMonDom1.pri, whole genome shotgun sequence, one DNA window encodes the following:
- the LOC103105936 gene encoding carcinoembryonic antigen-related cell adhesion molecule 6-like isoform X4, whose amino-acid sequence MEEGLLVSQTQKRKKNRKQSQSPSCSQSQSQIWSHSPSASPSPFPPRTHNRTAHSSNHHSSSYTQPHTHSHYSHNSNHHHSNSCLNRRKATGLAKRKAKKGLSPNRRKKRAATILSCWIQPMSAQDLMVELKPAQGKVGDTVTLNILDYSGSALMYSWYYKPSTRNSKEKLILRYSPGSTSQTPNNTRQKVHPNGSLIIPNLVLSDSGDYKVQIKDSSSKILRARAPLKVYGTLMKPNITLKNNGIILEKGIVVFTCNTEKSKLPDIRWYFQNKNLIRNDRMTQPQTNKTLIILPVKREDSGAYQCEVWNPFFANISDSFNLTVIYGPEPIKIFPKPVHGQIEALFNQNLTLECQASSEPPAQYTWQVNGSSRAENSGNTYTISQVSWEHAGTYTCMAMNNITNSTISRNTTIRVYEDSGGSKLSGKVIAGIVTGVIENLMKPNIPINSTSNIIENGTMVLTCNTGNEYLIIARENAGT is encoded by the exons ATGGAGGAGGGGCTCCTTGTTTCTCAGacccagaagagaaagaaaaacagaaaacagagTCAAAGTCCAAGCTGCAGTCAAAGCCAAAGCCAAATCTGGAGCCACAGTCCAAGCGCCAGTCCAAGCCCTTTTCCACCAAGGACTCATAACAGGACAGCACACTCCAGTAATCATCACTCCTCGTCCTACACCCAACCCCACACTCACTCCCACTATTCCCATAACTCCAACCATCATCACTCCAACAGTTGtcttaacagaaggaaggcaacaGGGCTAGCAAAAAGAAAGGCCAAGAAAGGCCTGTCaccaaacagaaggaaaaaacgAGCAG cCACCATCCTCAGCTGCTGGATCCAGCCAATGTCTGCTCAGGATCTCATGGTTGAACTAAAACCAGCCCAGGGGAAAGTAGGGGACACCGTCACCCTGAATATCCTGGATTACTCTGGGAGTGCTCTTATGTACAGTTGGTACTATAAGCCATCAACACGGAATTCCAAGGAGAAACTCATCTTGAGGTACTCTCCTGGTTCTACATCTCAGACACCAAACAATACCCGACAGAAGGTACACCCTAATGGCTCCTTGATCATCCCCAACCTTGTCCTCAGTGATTCTGGTGACTATAAAGTACAGATCAAAGATTCCTCTTCAAAGATACTTAGAGCAAGAGCCCCACTGAAGGTGTATG GTACCTTGATGAAACCCAACATAACTCTCAAAAACAATGGCATAATCCTAGAGAAAGGTATTGTGGTCTTCACATGTAACACAGAGAAGAGTAAATTGCCAGATATTCGGTGGTACTTCCAAAATAAGAACTTGATTCGCAATGACAGGATGACTCAGCCTCAGACTAACAAGACCCTCATTATTTTACCTGTGAAGAGGGAAGACAGTGGAGCTTATCAATGTGAAGTCTGGAATCCATTCTTTGCCAATATAAGTGACTCATTCAATCTGACTGTCATCT ATGGACCTGAACCAATCAAGATTTTTCCAAAGCCTGTTCATGGGCAGATTGAGGCCTTATTCAACCAGAATCTGACTTTAGAGTGTCAGGCTAGTTCTGAACCACCGGCCCAGTATACATGGCAAGTGAATGGTTCTTCTAGAGCTGAAAATTCAGGAAACACTTATACTATCTCCCAAGTATCTTGGGAGCATGCAGGGACATATACGTGCATGGCAATGAACAACATCACCAACAGTACAATCTCTAGAAACACCACAATCAGAGTATATG AGGATTCAGGCGGCTCCAAATTATCTGGAAAGGTCATTGCTGGCATTGTGACTGGAGTCATAG AGAACCTGATGAAACCCAACATACCTATTAATAGCACCAGCAACATCATAGAGAATGGCACCATGGTGTTGACGTGTAACACAGGGAATGAATATTTGATCATAGCCAGAGAGAATGCTGGCACCTGA
- the LOC103105936 gene encoding carcinoembryonic antigen-related cell adhesion molecule 6-like isoform X2 has product MEEGLLVSQTQKRKKNRKQSQSPSCSQSQSQIWSHSPSASPSPFPPRTHNRTAHSSNHHSSSYTQPHTHSHYSHNSNHHHSNSCLNRRKATGLAKRKAKKGLSPNRRKKRADRRAPALKRKIPVLWSRGSSLHRDRDRLWGSHTTFSLESSRDSSRETPTDETPCWAGEQRFLGRREAVTPGGQCRPMERPSKASQSRGSTWKGLLIITATILSCWIQPMSAQDLMVELKPAQGKVGDTVTLNILDYSGSALMYSWYYKPSTRNSKEKLILRYSPGSTSQTPNNTRQKVHPNGSLIIPNLVLSDSGDYKVQIKDSSSKILRARAPLKVYGTLMKPNITLKNNGIILEKGIVVFTCNTEKSKLPDIRWYFQNKNLIRNDRMTQPQTNKTLIILPVKREDSGAYQCEVWNPFFANISDSFNLTVIYGPEPIKIFPKPVHGQIEALFNQNLTLECQASSEPPAQYTWQVNGSSRAENSGNTYTISQVSWEHAGTYTCMAMNNITNSTISRNTTIRVYENLMKPNIPINSTSNIIENGTMVLTCNTGNEYLIIARENAGT; this is encoded by the exons ATGGAGGAGGGGCTCCTTGTTTCTCAGacccagaagagaaagaaaaacagaaaacagagTCAAAGTCCAAGCTGCAGTCAAAGCCAAAGCCAAATCTGGAGCCACAGTCCAAGCGCCAGTCCAAGCCCTTTTCCACCAAGGACTCATAACAGGACAGCACACTCCAGTAATCATCACTCCTCGTCCTACACCCAACCCCACACTCACTCCCACTATTCCCATAACTCCAACCATCATCACTCCAACAGTTGtcttaacagaaggaaggcaacaGGGCTAGCAAAAAGAAAGGCCAAGAAAGGCCTGTCaccaaacagaaggaaaaaacgAGCAG ATAGAAGAGCTCCAGCCCTGAAGAGAAAGATCCCAGTCCTCTGGAGCAGGGGAAGCAGCCtccacagagacagagacaggctcTGGGGCAGCCACACAACCTTTAGCCTGGAGAGCAGCAGGGACAGCTCCAGGGAGACACCCACAGATGAGACACCTTGCTGGGCAGGAGAACAGAGATTCctgggaaggagagaggcagTGACACCCGGTGGGCAGTGCAGACCAATGGAGAGGCCCTCAAAAGCCTCACAGAGTAGGGGCAGCACCTGGAAGGGGCTCCTGATCATCACAG cCACCATCCTCAGCTGCTGGATCCAGCCAATGTCTGCTCAGGATCTCATGGTTGAACTAAAACCAGCCCAGGGGAAAGTAGGGGACACCGTCACCCTGAATATCCTGGATTACTCTGGGAGTGCTCTTATGTACAGTTGGTACTATAAGCCATCAACACGGAATTCCAAGGAGAAACTCATCTTGAGGTACTCTCCTGGTTCTACATCTCAGACACCAAACAATACCCGACAGAAGGTACACCCTAATGGCTCCTTGATCATCCCCAACCTTGTCCTCAGTGATTCTGGTGACTATAAAGTACAGATCAAAGATTCCTCTTCAAAGATACTTAGAGCAAGAGCCCCACTGAAGGTGTATG GTACCTTGATGAAACCCAACATAACTCTCAAAAACAATGGCATAATCCTAGAGAAAGGTATTGTGGTCTTCACATGTAACACAGAGAAGAGTAAATTGCCAGATATTCGGTGGTACTTCCAAAATAAGAACTTGATTCGCAATGACAGGATGACTCAGCCTCAGACTAACAAGACCCTCATTATTTTACCTGTGAAGAGGGAAGACAGTGGAGCTTATCAATGTGAAGTCTGGAATCCATTCTTTGCCAATATAAGTGACTCATTCAATCTGACTGTCATCT ATGGACCTGAACCAATCAAGATTTTTCCAAAGCCTGTTCATGGGCAGATTGAGGCCTTATTCAACCAGAATCTGACTTTAGAGTGTCAGGCTAGTTCTGAACCACCGGCCCAGTATACATGGCAAGTGAATGGTTCTTCTAGAGCTGAAAATTCAGGAAACACTTATACTATCTCCCAAGTATCTTGGGAGCATGCAGGGACATATACGTGCATGGCAATGAACAACATCACCAACAGTACAATCTCTAGAAACACCACAATCAGAGTATATG AGAACCTGATGAAACCCAACATACCTATTAATAGCACCAGCAACATCATAGAGAATGGCACCATGGTGTTGACGTGTAACACAGGGAATGAATATTTGATCATAGCCAGAGAGAATGCTGGCACCTGA
- the LOC103105936 gene encoding carcinoembryonic antigen-related cell adhesion molecule 6-like isoform X1, which yields MEEGLLVSQTQKRKKNRKQSQSPSCSQSQSQIWSHSPSASPSPFPPRTHNRTAHSSNHHSSSYTQPHTHSHYSHNSNHHHSNSCLNRRKATGLAKRKAKKGLSPNRRKKRADRRAPALKRKIPVLWSRGSSLHRDRDRLWGSHTTFSLESSRDSSRETPTDETPCWAGEQRFLGRREAVTPGGQCRPMERPSKASQSRGSTWKGLLIITATILSCWIQPMSAQDLMVELKPAQGKVGDTVTLNILDYSGSALMYSWYYKPSTRNSKEKLILRYSPGSTSQTPNNTRQKVHPNGSLIIPNLVLSDSGDYKVQIKDSSSKILRARAPLKVYGTLMKPNITLKNNGIILEKGIVVFTCNTEKSKLPDIRWYFQNKNLIRNDRMTQPQTNKTLIILPVKREDSGAYQCEVWNPFFANISDSFNLTVIYGPEPIKIFPKPVHGQIEALFNQNLTLECQASSEPPAQYTWQVNGSSRAENSGNTYTISQVSWEHAGTYTCMAMNNITNSTISRNTTIRVYEDSGGSKLSGKVIAGIVTGVIENLMKPNIPINSTSNIIENGTMVLTCNTGNEYLIIARENAGT from the exons ATGGAGGAGGGGCTCCTTGTTTCTCAGacccagaagagaaagaaaaacagaaaacagagTCAAAGTCCAAGCTGCAGTCAAAGCCAAAGCCAAATCTGGAGCCACAGTCCAAGCGCCAGTCCAAGCCCTTTTCCACCAAGGACTCATAACAGGACAGCACACTCCAGTAATCATCACTCCTCGTCCTACACCCAACCCCACACTCACTCCCACTATTCCCATAACTCCAACCATCATCACTCCAACAGTTGtcttaacagaaggaaggcaacaGGGCTAGCAAAAAGAAAGGCCAAGAAAGGCCTGTCaccaaacagaaggaaaaaacgAGCAG ATAGAAGAGCTCCAGCCCTGAAGAGAAAGATCCCAGTCCTCTGGAGCAGGGGAAGCAGCCtccacagagacagagacaggctcTGGGGCAGCCACACAACCTTTAGCCTGGAGAGCAGCAGGGACAGCTCCAGGGAGACACCCACAGATGAGACACCTTGCTGGGCAGGAGAACAGAGATTCctgggaaggagagaggcagTGACACCCGGTGGGCAGTGCAGACCAATGGAGAGGCCCTCAAAAGCCTCACAGAGTAGGGGCAGCACCTGGAAGGGGCTCCTGATCATCACAG cCACCATCCTCAGCTGCTGGATCCAGCCAATGTCTGCTCAGGATCTCATGGTTGAACTAAAACCAGCCCAGGGGAAAGTAGGGGACACCGTCACCCTGAATATCCTGGATTACTCTGGGAGTGCTCTTATGTACAGTTGGTACTATAAGCCATCAACACGGAATTCCAAGGAGAAACTCATCTTGAGGTACTCTCCTGGTTCTACATCTCAGACACCAAACAATACCCGACAGAAGGTACACCCTAATGGCTCCTTGATCATCCCCAACCTTGTCCTCAGTGATTCTGGTGACTATAAAGTACAGATCAAAGATTCCTCTTCAAAGATACTTAGAGCAAGAGCCCCACTGAAGGTGTATG GTACCTTGATGAAACCCAACATAACTCTCAAAAACAATGGCATAATCCTAGAGAAAGGTATTGTGGTCTTCACATGTAACACAGAGAAGAGTAAATTGCCAGATATTCGGTGGTACTTCCAAAATAAGAACTTGATTCGCAATGACAGGATGACTCAGCCTCAGACTAACAAGACCCTCATTATTTTACCTGTGAAGAGGGAAGACAGTGGAGCTTATCAATGTGAAGTCTGGAATCCATTCTTTGCCAATATAAGTGACTCATTCAATCTGACTGTCATCT ATGGACCTGAACCAATCAAGATTTTTCCAAAGCCTGTTCATGGGCAGATTGAGGCCTTATTCAACCAGAATCTGACTTTAGAGTGTCAGGCTAGTTCTGAACCACCGGCCCAGTATACATGGCAAGTGAATGGTTCTTCTAGAGCTGAAAATTCAGGAAACACTTATACTATCTCCCAAGTATCTTGGGAGCATGCAGGGACATATACGTGCATGGCAATGAACAACATCACCAACAGTACAATCTCTAGAAACACCACAATCAGAGTATATG AGGATTCAGGCGGCTCCAAATTATCTGGAAAGGTCATTGCTGGCATTGTGACTGGAGTCATAG AGAACCTGATGAAACCCAACATACCTATTAATAGCACCAGCAACATCATAGAGAATGGCACCATGGTGTTGACGTGTAACACAGGGAATGAATATTTGATCATAGCCAGAGAGAATGCTGGCACCTGA
- the LOC103105936 gene encoding carcinoembryonic antigen-related cell adhesion molecule 6-like isoform X3, translating into MEEGLLVSQTQKRKKNRKQSQSPSCSQSQSQIWSHSPSASPSPFPPRTHNRTAHSSNHHSSSYTQPHTHSHYSHNSNHHHSNSCLNRRKATGLAKRKAKKGLSPNRRKKRADRRAPALKRKIPVLWSRGSSLHRDRDRLWGSHTTFSLESSRDSSRETPTDETPCWAGEQRFLGRREAVTPGGQCRPMERPSKASQSRGSTWKGLLIITATILSCWIQPMSAQDLMVELKPAQGKVGDTVTLNILDYSGSALMYSWYYKPSTRNSKEKLILRYSPGSTSQTPNNTRQKVHPNGSLIIPNLVLSDSGDYKVQIKDSSSKILRARAPLKVYGTLMKPNITLKNNGIILEKGIVVFTCNTEKSKLPDIRWYFQNKNLIRNDRMTQPQTNKTLIILPVKREDSGAYQCEVWNPFFANISDSFNLTVIYGPEPIKIFPKPVHGQIEALFNQNLTLECQASSEPPAQYTWQVNGSSRAENSGNTYTISQVSWEHAGTYTCMAMNNITNSTISRNTTIRVYEDSGGSKLSGKVIAGIVTGVIGGVVLIGALIYYVFI; encoded by the exons ATGGAGGAGGGGCTCCTTGTTTCTCAGacccagaagagaaagaaaaacagaaaacagagTCAAAGTCCAAGCTGCAGTCAAAGCCAAAGCCAAATCTGGAGCCACAGTCCAAGCGCCAGTCCAAGCCCTTTTCCACCAAGGACTCATAACAGGACAGCACACTCCAGTAATCATCACTCCTCGTCCTACACCCAACCCCACACTCACTCCCACTATTCCCATAACTCCAACCATCATCACTCCAACAGTTGtcttaacagaaggaaggcaacaGGGCTAGCAAAAAGAAAGGCCAAGAAAGGCCTGTCaccaaacagaaggaaaaaacgAGCAG ATAGAAGAGCTCCAGCCCTGAAGAGAAAGATCCCAGTCCTCTGGAGCAGGGGAAGCAGCCtccacagagacagagacaggctcTGGGGCAGCCACACAACCTTTAGCCTGGAGAGCAGCAGGGACAGCTCCAGGGAGACACCCACAGATGAGACACCTTGCTGGGCAGGAGAACAGAGATTCctgggaaggagagaggcagTGACACCCGGTGGGCAGTGCAGACCAATGGAGAGGCCCTCAAAAGCCTCACAGAGTAGGGGCAGCACCTGGAAGGGGCTCCTGATCATCACAG cCACCATCCTCAGCTGCTGGATCCAGCCAATGTCTGCTCAGGATCTCATGGTTGAACTAAAACCAGCCCAGGGGAAAGTAGGGGACACCGTCACCCTGAATATCCTGGATTACTCTGGGAGTGCTCTTATGTACAGTTGGTACTATAAGCCATCAACACGGAATTCCAAGGAGAAACTCATCTTGAGGTACTCTCCTGGTTCTACATCTCAGACACCAAACAATACCCGACAGAAGGTACACCCTAATGGCTCCTTGATCATCCCCAACCTTGTCCTCAGTGATTCTGGTGACTATAAAGTACAGATCAAAGATTCCTCTTCAAAGATACTTAGAGCAAGAGCCCCACTGAAGGTGTATG GTACCTTGATGAAACCCAACATAACTCTCAAAAACAATGGCATAATCCTAGAGAAAGGTATTGTGGTCTTCACATGTAACACAGAGAAGAGTAAATTGCCAGATATTCGGTGGTACTTCCAAAATAAGAACTTGATTCGCAATGACAGGATGACTCAGCCTCAGACTAACAAGACCCTCATTATTTTACCTGTGAAGAGGGAAGACAGTGGAGCTTATCAATGTGAAGTCTGGAATCCATTCTTTGCCAATATAAGTGACTCATTCAATCTGACTGTCATCT ATGGACCTGAACCAATCAAGATTTTTCCAAAGCCTGTTCATGGGCAGATTGAGGCCTTATTCAACCAGAATCTGACTTTAGAGTGTCAGGCTAGTTCTGAACCACCGGCCCAGTATACATGGCAAGTGAATGGTTCTTCTAGAGCTGAAAATTCAGGAAACACTTATACTATCTCCCAAGTATCTTGGGAGCATGCAGGGACATATACGTGCATGGCAATGAACAACATCACCAACAGTACAATCTCTAGAAACACCACAATCAGAGTATATG AGGATTCAGGCGGCTCCAAATTATCTGGAAAGGTCATTGCTGGCATTGTGACTGGAGTCATAGGTGGAGTAGTTCTCATCGGGGCTCTCATCTATTACGTGTTCATCTGA